Proteins encoded in a region of the Deltaproteobacteria bacterium genome:
- a CDS encoding HPr family phosphocarrier protein, which yields MEEQTFVIKNRLGLHARAAGLMVRLANRYNAEISIEKDGMVADAKSIMGVMMLAAAAGSRVKIRAEGPDARKAIRAIGRLIDRKFGED from the coding sequence ATGGAAGAGCAGACCTTTGTGATCAAGAACAGGCTCGGACTGCACGCGAGAGCGGCGGGGTTGATGGTTCGGCTGGCCAACAGGTACAACGCGGAGATTTCGATAGAGAAGGACGGTATGGTGGCAGATGCCAAGAGCATAATGGGGGTGATGATGCTTGCGGCCGCTGCCGGATCCAGGGTGAAGATCAGGGCCGAAGGCCCGGATGCCCGGAAAGCAATCCGGGCCATCGGGCGGTTGATAGATAGGAAATTCGGGGAGGATTGA